The genomic segment TATTGCAAAAAGTAATATGTTATCaatatatattatgtatttatttatcatattagtTTAGTTTAATATTATTTTCTTGGGTGGGAAATGGGGGTCCACTTATATGCAAATTCTTCTCAATCATATAGAGTGTGAGcctttaaagaaataaaaaagttTATACCAAAGTCAAAAGGTAAATTACAAAGTCAATTAGAATTCAAAAGATAAGGTCTTTAATTTTCTAGTTCAAGTGTTTATATATGTGATTCTTACCTACTTCACTAATTGTTCGTTTTAGATTATATATAGTGGAGTAGTTTTTGACGATTTCTTCTTTAATTATTAGTTTAAAATAAGCATGATCTAATATTGGACTCTCATTATACAAGTTTTTGGTGCAAATTTttgtactctctctctctcttcgtgTATTGTGACTTTTAAAATTGTATAAATACGAACAATTAGTGAGCGTATAACTTTTGTGTGTTCCTACAATAAATTTTAtcaacctatatatatatatatatatatatatatgtaggatTGTAATAAAATATAGTAAACATATACTACTGATAATGACTACAAAGCTTTTGCTAATTAATATGATATTAAAGTTTGGTTTTTCCattatcatatttattttgtatttccatattttttttagtaataaAATGGGATCGAGGTTTGAATTTTATACTGTTATTTGATCATGAACTAATGACTTCATATAGTTATATACAATATTTGATATGTTTTAGAAACTAATAATATTTGATCCACTGCAAATAACATGAAAATTGTCAAATATAATTTtacaaacaattaataaaattttagaaTATGGGGTCACGTTCAATTTCCATCAAGAAGAATAGTTTCATAATATATACTGATCTCTAAATTTTAAGAACTTTATGTAGTAGAAACTAGAATATAATCATACATTAATAATAATTGAACAATTAatgttatgtatatatatatatatatcaagaaATTTAATGAATATCTGACGAATTATTTTCCTTTTGTTCTGTTTTTTTTAACCCTCTTGGTAATTAATGTTAGTAGTAAAAAAATTTCAACACACTACATGTTCTTTGATAATTAttagtaatttgtcaaaataaaaTTTCGATCACATATAATTAAAGGTTGATACACGTGAATTTCACAGTGGACTCCACAGGCTATTAATTAAGGCTAATACTAATCTAAATCAACGACAAAAGAAATTGACAAGTGAGAATCAGCAGTACTGCCATTGTCTTTTATCTGTTCCAACCAATAAAAATGTATTTATtgtcattttttaattttaataataatatttatttattgtcATATTTTGGATAGTTATTTTCTGTTTCCAGACAACCACAGTGTCATGTCAGACTCAGAAAGACCATCTTCAAAGCTCTATCTAGACAAACATAATACGTAAGAGGCAGCCATGCATGTCTGTACTATTTATTTACTCAGCAAACGACACCGTATTGTCACTCTCAAACCCACAAAACGACAACGTTTAAAGAAAGACACACACACAAAGTAGAGCTGAAGCATATATAGTACTAGTACTTGGGTACACACCTGGAACAGTATTTACGTCTTTGCCATTACCACTCTGATAAGCTCCCGGCGACGACTGCCACGTCATCATTACTCCGGAGAACGCCGGAGGCGACTGACGGAACACTTTCCCGGCCACCGGGGATAGAGCCCACGTGGgtgttgtggtggctgtggtgaCTGTGTCGAGTTCGTTGAAGTTCGACGCCCGAGGGGTTGGCTGGAGAGAATAGGCGTCGGAGGAAGCGTAGCCTGACACGTGGGGACTCTCTCCGGCCGATGCGCGGTATCCCAAAACTACGTCGTCGAGGTAGCTGGGGTTGTGTTGGTGGTGGTTATTAGAAACGACGAGTGGCGCTGGTGGAGTGTTGACCGAGAAGACCTCGGCGTTGGAGAGGTTCGACGCCCTTGGGGTGATCATTCCCATGGAGAAGGGTGATGACACTGCGGCGGAGTGATGGTGCGGTGTCGACCGTCGGATTCGGACGCGGACGATCCGACCGTGCTCGTCGGTTTCGGACTCGGTCCGGAGTGGGTCTGTTCTTCCGTCGAGGGAGATAACATCGTCGTCGATTTCGAACTTGGATATGGCTGCGGCGGCCGAGCCCGGAAACTGCTCTCGGATTAGTAACGTGGCGGCTCTGTATTCGAATAGGAAGAGCAACAGTGTGTACCTGAaaatatgtattaaaaaaatCATGTGTTTTTTTTCATTTCCAAAACATTATGCTAAAGAAAATTATTAGCAtagttttgttttctttaaatatatgtaataataacATGCGATATGGTAAGTTTAATTACCATGCACGTATTAAtagtccataataatgaaattatATAAGTTAAATTTGATGTATTATATAAGTTGATATTACTATTTATATCAAAAACAAAATATTATTAAGGTATGTGatgagttttttttatatatatatataaatatattgatggtaGCCCTAGCTATATGTCCACTCTACTTGCTAACCTTTGAACTTTGATCACTTTCTAGACATATTATTCACTTTTTAATTTACTTTTTCACTGTATTTTTGTATGGTAATAATGAACTTTTCACTGTATTCCCGTTCTATAAGGCTGAAAGATTGTGAAAATATATACTAAGGTTAAATTGCTTTTACTTTGAGTTAATTATCTCATGACTCATGTGACCAGAGaaagattatgatttagaaagaAAATACTTTAATTTGAACCCTTTTAGAAAGTTTTTTATTACAAGCCCAGAAGGAAAAACACAAAGcaaagaaaaagaacaaaaaaaaaagggttgATTAATTGTTTCGAATATATACCAAATGATGCATTGAAGGACGACGACTTGAACCATGAGACTCTGAGTGAAATCGCCATACATGGCCTTGAGCAAAGGAATGCCCATGACCAGAGTATTAGGCAAAGTAGCAATGGAGAAGATGGTAATCAACCAATCCAAACCACCACCACGACCTGAGCCTTTTCTATAAACGACCCAAACCAAGAGCAAAACGACAACGAAAACCTTGGAGAGAGTGTCGGCCAAGATGAACTTGGTGTCCATCTGGTAAGGGTCGTTTAGGGAGATGAAATGAAACGACAACACCGGAACGGCGAACACCGCCACGAACCGGTTGATCCCCGAACACTGCTCCGGCGAGAATATCTTACACCACTTCACCGAGCCGTACGCCACCAGCATCGCGAAGTATAGAGGCACCATCGCGCACATGACCTTGTAGAAATCATCTtctgttatcattttttttttctttgagacTTTTTATCGAACACCTAGAGGAGTTGGTGATTATGGAAGAGAGTCAATGGGTGGTAGTCTAAGGGGGTTTATATAAGAGATTTTGTGGTCGTTAATGCCCAcataaaataacaatttaatttatatatatatgatatgtgtatatgtatatatattatatataatatattaaatacaTTTTTCTGTGTTGTAAATTGTAATTAACCGTGAATCACGGTTTCGgagttcatgatttttttttttttttgtgtgagcAATCACTATAAATTTTGTGGGATAATTATAGGTGGCAAATAATTATTATGAAAAAACTTACAATGATAATGCTGGtgagaatattattattattattattattattattattattgagtaACTCACGAGCTTTTTTTCTTTCataatttactttattttttgtACATATCCTTTTTACTAATATTTAGGATATGATTGGTAAGGGTACATATAAATGAGAGAAAAGAACAAAGGAAGACAAATAAGAAAATATGTACATGAAAAGGTAAATACTTTTCCTCTATTGTTTTTTGgtaaaatgagagagagagaaagagagaatgtATCATTTCAAAATTACCCATACTCTTTTtcttacaattatatatatagagTGATATTTTTAGTAATAATAGTGTAGTAAATCATATACAATTACTTTATTTTCCATCTTTATCTATCTATGTCCGTATTTtctctcttatatatatatatgcaacacTCTGATTCTCACTTATATTTTAACTCTATCCTCTcttatatttgagatatttttaaattaatatttttcattaaagatGACTAGTATTTAAAAAGTATTTACAAAGTAATTTGCTCAATAATATACACTTACGGTCAAAAAATTAGTAGAGATTATTTTTAATCACTATCAATagatatttttagtatttttagcATAAGGATAAGttataactttattttttttacctGACGGCGAATAATGCAGTTACAAGAGAcgtctcacaaaattctaagaaattATAGATAATTTAGGATGTTGAAATCATGATTTAAATAGCATATTGCACTCGTGTAACAATgtatttgaatcttgatttcgacatcctaaattatttggaatttcttaaaaatttgtggGATGTCCATGTAACTACATTATACACCGTTATGTAAAAACATTAGAGTTGCAATTTATTTATAtaccaaaaatactaaaaatacctaTAAGTAGTGATTAATCCCTATtgtatcaatatatatataacctTTTATAGGTCTAAATCTACCCATTACACTAAAAGAGTTAGGGAATATTTATTATGACACAAAGATTCATATTATCCCTATGCACTTTGCCTATCATTTAGGGCTATATGAAACAATTTATTTTAGCTTTTAATTACGAATAGTAGTTCACTAGAGTACTAGAAGAATAGGGATTATTTATCACACACATATTCATGAGATCATCCTATGCATTTTTTAATTCATCATTCGGGCTGCATGAAATAATTCAGTGAACATTGATACTGTTACAAAATAAAGCTTTAAGATATTTATTGCACGCAAGTAATAATGTTTGGCTACCTTTCATGATGAAATTTAAAAAGGAGAGGTAAAAAAATGGTCTGTAATATTATTTTATAGAATTAATTATTGTATGGCTCAAAGTTTTGGTGCCCATTATAATTACTAATTAAGAGTTCTTATCGAATTGTTATAGCTAGGAGTGGGAAAATAATCACCATGTGGAATATTATTTTAGGGTACCATAGTGGTTAACATTACTTAATGCATCATATAGTAATTATTGtgcaaaataatatttttggtattatatattataatttaaaataaaatatatacattcGATAATAAATTGTatcaatattattatatgaaaattaagTGATATTGGACACCATTAATATCTTATAAAAATATTCATAATAACAATAGTCTTACCACCTATATATAAAATGACCAAATTAGATACCTCCAATTAATGTATTATCTACCATATATATAACTTAGAAATTATTCAGcttttatgaatatatatgttttaaagtAATTATTTTACtcattagaattaagatattaaaattttaaaaacaaaatcatGAAAATGACCAATTAATTTTTGTTGAAAATCACTTTCACTTCAAACTCTCATCGAATTAAACAAGATTTCAATTTCAAACTAAACATCGTTTGAAACTTTTGTTCAAACACCAATCATGATTTGAAAACTATTCGAACATCTAAAGAAAAAACTTATTCTGATATTGTATTTTAAAACaaatacaatatatatttatattaattaagaaaacaccgttttaaaaaatatatatttctaaaatggtgcttttttttgtattaataattttttcagACAAAGTATCAATCTTCCAAAAATAGATTGAACACCCCGTTTGAAACCTTTCATAACATGTAAAATTAAGGTATTTAACGggtttttcagaaactataaatatattgataaaTAAGAGCTAGAAGGAAAGGCTaagaaatgaacaagatcactgtttttacgtggttggggcgttaatgaaccttagtccacgagtcactagtattatgCTTTAGGGAgtttaacaatggaggttttctatAAGTTCAGTAGCGTTTTGCTTATAAAAGAAAATCGACGATCCCTGCTACAGTGCATGAATGACCCTATGTATAGGCAGTCATGtgacttgggccggactaatccggacccaataaggatataattataaGTGCTCGCTAACGGATTCATAATACAATAATGTAACATGATTAAAGGTTGTTAATCTAGGCCCATTGGGAAAATTTAGGCATGGTAGAGTCTTACAGCTGCCCTTTGTTCGTTGGCACAAACTGATCCGTGTGGGCTACCAAGGGGAtcttggggacaggatctgtcaaagTAGTGGCAGTACCGTTTCTTAGGAACATTGTACGTTCTGTGCGTACCACATTCTGCAGGTTAGTCAGGGAGACCAATTTCCAGATTTCTCGAGGACACGTCAACTGTAGGTAAGACTGGCTTGTGTCTACCCAGACCTATAGTCCAGGTTCATTTACCGatgtccaggttcgtttaccaagACTCGGGTTCATTTACCAGGGCGAACATCTTGATGGTGGGTTCGAGCATTGGCAATGGACCCGGAGACCTCACCTAGATCCCACTCGATACGATCCGTCTCTCGGAATGGATCGTCTGCCACCATAATTTACATCCCGGAGGATAGAGATCAGGTGTGCCCGAGAAGGTGGTTCAGGCCTGCATTTCAATTTCTTCCCCTTTACTATGCTCATGCTACTCGCCAGTTATTGGGCTCGACATGGTTTAGGCCGACAGAGTTTGGTTTCTCATTATTCACTGGGCCTTGGTTGGGTTCAGGCCTCTCCTAAGAGCCCATGGAACCCGTTTGGCCGTGCCACGTGTCCAAGGTGGAAAATATGAATAACATAAGGTATAACAATAACGAAAATTTTCTAACATTATTAGGGGGGAAATTGTTATATTCTTTTAACTG from the Humulus lupulus chromosome X, drHumLupu1.1, whole genome shotgun sequence genome contains:
- the LOC133804122 gene encoding auxin efflux carrier component 6 — encoded protein: MITEDDFYKVMCAMVPLYFAMLVAYGSVKWCKIFSPEQCSGINRFVAVFAVPVLSFHFISLNDPYQMDTKFILADTLSKVFVVVLLLVWVVYRKGSGRGGGLDWLITIFSIATLPNTLVMGIPLLKAMYGDFTQSLMVQVVVLQCIIWYTLLLFLFEYRAATLLIREQFPGSAAAAISKFEIDDDVISLDGRTDPLRTESETDEHGRIVRVRIRRSTPHHHSAAVSSPFSMGMITPRASNLSNAEVFSVNTPPAPLVVSNNHHQHNPSYLDDVVLGYRASAGESPHVSGYASSDAYSLQPTPRASNFNELDTVTTATTTPTWALSPVAGKVFRQSPPAFSGVMMTWQSSPGAYQSGNGKDVNTVPDNHIIEKEISFRDNIKIPIMAAGEDEENGKSNNDEYHQEMPNVIVMLRLILTVVGRKLSRNPNTYSSVIGLLWSLISFKWNVGMPSVVKYSIKIISDAGLGMAMFSLGLFMALQSRIIACGTKRAAMGMVIRFICGPIIMSAASFAVGLRGLKLRAAIVQAALPQGIVPFVFAREYGLHPDILSTGVIFGMLVSLPVTLLYYIFLGL